The following proteins come from a genomic window of Lolium rigidum isolate FL_2022 chromosome 5, APGP_CSIRO_Lrig_0.1, whole genome shotgun sequence:
- the LOC124651459 gene encoding DNA polymerase epsilon subunit B-like, whose translation MAAPSAAMRRKLQRKFRLRGFTLKVDALEEAAAFLDRFPDAEDDALDLLLDELDKEPLKSSILDRDAVRRVVSLLVEAEEAVDAASPAATSARSALRVVDSFVVPRFHYDPIKKVFYEHTGRLSIHGEAGDKAALYRDRYQVLLQRLARDKYFSRPAFETVMTENDSCEITSIQSLIGCTGRRWIMGVISQLEERQFYLEDLTGAVPIDLANAKITSGFFVENTVIVAEGELLSNGIFQVNTCGFPPLEDREASLSLLMGLDFFGGGVIPTEETLRLSSLENKAVNDMFVILSDVWLDNPETMEKLGIVLDGYESVEVVPSLFVLMGNFCSQPCNLAFNSFEELRLQFGKLGEMIAARTRLKEHSRFLFVPGPDDAGPSKALPRCALPKYLIEELQKHIPNAIFVSNPCRVKFYTQEIVFFRQDLLYRMRRSCLIPPTMEETSDPFEHLVATITHQSHLCPLPLTVQPIIWNYDHCLRLYPTPHTIVLGDKSEQKAFKYTGITCFNPGSFANDSTFAAYRPCTKEVELSALES comes from the exons ATGGCGGCGCCGTCGGCAGCCATGCGCAGAAAGCTGCAGCGCAAGTTCCGGCTGCGGGGCTTCACCCTCAAGGTCGACGCCCTCGAGGAGGCCGCCGCCTTCCTCGACCGCTTCCCCGACGCCGAGGACGACGCGCTCGACCTACTCCTCGACGAGCTCGACAAAGAGCCGC TGAAATCATCTATACTGGATCGGGACGCCGTCCGGCGTGTGGTGTCTCTGCTCgtcgaggcggaggaggcggtcgatgcggcgtcgccggcggccaccaGCGCGCGGTCGGCACTGCGGGTGGTGGACTCCTTCGTTGTGCCTCGCTTCCACTACGACCCAATCAAGAAAGTGTTCTACGA GCATACTGGAAGATTATCCATCCATGGAGAAGCTGGAGATAAAGCTGCCCTGTACAGGGACAGATATCAAGTGCTGCTTCAGAGGCTCGCTCGTGATAAATATTTCTCGAGGCCAGCTTTTGAGACTGTTATGACTGAAAATGATAGTTGCGAG ATAACTTCTATACAATCTTTAATTGGGTGCACTGGACGGAGATGGATTATGGGAGTCATATCACAATTGGAGGAACGCCAGTTTTACTTGGAAGATCTTACTGGAGCAGTGCCAATTGACTTAGCAAATGCA AAAATCACTTCAGGTTTCTTTGTTGAAAACACTGTAATTGTAGCAGAAGGTGAACTGCTTTCGAATGGCATTTTCCAG GTCAATACATGTGGGTTTCCGCCTTTAGAGGACAGAGAGGCATCACTTTCACTCCTTATGGGACTTGATTTCTTTGGTGGAGGTGTCATACCAACTGAAGAAACA CTAAGACTATCATCACTAGAAAATAAGGCTGTGAATGACATGTTTGTCATACTTTCAGATGTTTGGCTGGACAATCCTGAG ACTATGGAGAAGTTAGGCATTGTCCTTGATGGCTATGAAAGTGTGGAAGTGGTTCCTTCTCTCTTTGTTTTAATGGGCAATTTCTGCTCTCAGCCCTGCAATCTGGCATTCAATTCATTTGAAGAACTCAG ATTGCAGTTTGGGAAGCTTGGTGAAATGATCGCAGCTCGAACTAGGTTAAAGGAACATAGTCGTTTCTTATTTGTTCCTGGTCCTGACGATGCAG GACCTTCGAAAGCTCTCCCAAGGTGCGCACTCCCGAAATATCTAATTGAAGAACTTCAGAAGCACATCCCAAATGCTATATTTGTAAGCAACCCCTGCAG GGTGAAGTTTTATACACAAGAAATCGTGTTTTTTCGGCAAGATCTCCTTTACAGGATGCGGCGGTCATGTCTGATTCCACCAACAATGGAAGAAACAAGCGACCCATTTGAACAT CTAGTAGCAACTATCACCCACCAGAGTCATCTGTGTCCATTGCCTCTTACAGTCCAACCTATCATATGGAACTATGATCATTGCCTTCGGCTGTATCCAACTCCTCACACG ATAGTATTGGGTGACAAGAGTGAGCAGAAGGCCTTCAAATATACAGGAATCACTTGTTTCAATCCTGGTTCTTTTGCCAATGACAGCACTTTCGCAGCATACCGTCCTTGCACTAAGGAGGTTGAGCTTTCTGCATTAGAAAGCTAA